The following are encoded in a window of Cucurbita pepo subsp. pepo cultivar mu-cu-16 chromosome LG12, ASM280686v2, whole genome shotgun sequence genomic DNA:
- the LOC111807404 gene encoding protein TRIGALACTOSYLDIACYLGLYCEROL 4, chloroplastic has protein sequence MMKKLRWTMEGQSFWDLDVSTPRTLDGSASPVPTDLQLLPLGLSRGVRLSRAKQIDFMQQFMAAPFVPSYTPSHGFSLQRVFSIPFSDSGSATLLGQFNVQKFVSSLKKSGFGEMGQSISSLLQGIGRHLRDRSLYAFGISSDILLTPDDALLISFDGYGDSDILRTKAVLHHKFLHHDLTMEALSPGLFVDKSGKYWDVPSSLVIDLGSAATDSGLSYHLSMHHNAGSPSQSGSEQTCMAPFCLLPGLSAKAAFALKKNLEIWRSNAKKLKRVQPYDIFLSNPHVSLSGIIGAVATSYFGDISAGSAAEGSLQEFKGLYMQTSRIRSTVFADVFASISFSAQYGMFQRNFLDLTRFSGRFDFHSGSKFLSGAMLLIEDLSNSQHPRTESVKATLPNARFSFQQQIAGPVSFRADTGVAIDLSKAGWGSLQVEEPTFALEYALHVLGSAKAIAWYSPKQREFMVELRFYEN, from the exons ATGATGAAGAAGCTAAGATGGACTATGGAGGGCCAAAGCTTTTGGGATTTGGATGTTTCAACGCCTAGAACACTCGATGGCTCGGCCTCCCCTGTTCCTACTGATTTGCAGCTACTTCCCTTGGGATTGTCCAGAGGTGTTCGGCTTTCCAGGGCCAAGCAGATCGACTTCATGCAGCAGTTCATGGCTGCTCCTTTTGTTCCTTCTTACACCCCTTCCCATGGCTTCTCTCTCCAGCGCGTCTTCTCCATCCCCTTTTCGGACTCTGG GTCCGCTACTCTTTTAGGTCAGTTCAATGTGCAGAAATTCGTGTCCTCTCTCAAGAAATCTGGTTTTGGAGAGATGGGTCAGTCGATTTCCTCATTGCTGCAAGGCATTGGAAGGCACCTCCGCGACCGATCTTTGTATGCGTTTGGTATTTCTTCTGATATCTTGTTAACTCCTGATGATGCCCTGTTGATCAGCTTTGATGGATATGGTGACAGTGACATACTTAGAACAAAAGCAGTACTCCACCACAAG TTCTTACATCATGATCTAACAATGGAGGCGCTTTCTCCAGGGCTTTTTGTAGACAAATCTGGTAAATATTGGGATGTGCCTTCTTCATTAGTCATTGATCTAGGTTCTGCTGCTACCGACTCGGGTTTGAGTTATCACTTGTCTATGCACCACAATGCTGGGTCTCCCTCACAATCTGGAAGTGAACAAACCTGTATGGCTCCTTTCTGTTTACTTCCTGGTTTATCAGCCAAGGCTGCGTTTGCCTTAAAGAAGAACTTGGAAATCTGGAGAAGCAATGCCAAGAAGTTAAAGAGGGTGCAACCATATGACATTTTCCTATCAAATCCTCACGTTTCATTGTCAGGGATTATTG GTGCTGTTGCTACTAGCTACTTCGGAGACATTTCGGCTGGATCGGCAGCAGAAGGCAGTCTTCAGGAGTTTAAAGGACTTTACATGCAGACTTCTCGAATAAGATCTACTGTTTTTGCAGATGTATttgcttccatttctttttcagctCAGTATGGGATGTTTCAAAGGAACTTTCTGGATCTTACCCGTTTTTCTGGACGTTTCGATTTCCATTCTGGCTCCAAATTCCTTTCTGGAGCCATGCTCTTGATAGAGGATCTTTCCAATTCCCAGCACCCAAGAACCGAATCCGTGAAAGCGACCTTGCCGAATGCGAGATTTTCCTTCCAGCAGCAG ATTGCTGGACCTGTTAGCTTTAGAGCAGATACAGGAGTTGCAATAGATTTGAGTAAAGCAGGATGGGGGAGTTTACAAGTGGAGGAGCCTACATTTGCGTTGGAATATGCGTTGCACGTCCTTGGTTCAGCTAAAGCCATCGCTTGGTATTCACCAAAGCAAAGAGAATTTATGGTAGAGCTCCGTTTCTATGAGAACTGA
- the LOC111807720 gene encoding uncharacterized protein LOC111807720 isoform X2 — protein sequence MSCWAVGSAVLPSVPRPLSPIPSRNGDSPSTGRGFPVTISEDSSCVTEPDFPSFKWRLVVAYDGTRYAGWQYQRSPPTIQCLIEEALTGATRLERKDLHLVGASRTDTGVHAWGQVAHFITPFNYDSLDRIHAALNGLLPADIRVREISPAVPDFHARFSTLSKVYHYKIYNDAILDPFQRCYTYHCVYKLNYAAMKEAANYFVGKHDFSAFANAAHNDRVVNPVKVVFRFDVIEMGALIQLEVEGSGFLYRQVRNMVALLLQIGKEAIPPDVVPKILATRDRKELAKYTTCIPPHGLCLVRINYKEDHLKLPSDCPGTSFGRSHSVSKCKLPFY from the exons ATGAGTTGCTGGGCGGTGGGTTCGGCGGTTCTTCCTTCCGTTCCCCGTCCTCTTTCACCAATTCCATCTCGAAATGGAGATTCACCTTCCACCGGTCGTGGATTTCCGGTAACG ATTTCGGAGGATTCTTCTTGTGTTACAGAGCCCGATTTCCCCAGCTTCAAATGGCGGTTGGTCGTTGCTTATGATGGCACCCGATATGCAG GTTGGCAATATCAGCGGTCACCACCTACTATTCAGTGCCTCATTGAAGAAGCCTTGACCGGAGCAACAAGGCTTGAGAGGAAGGATCTCCATTTAGTTGGTGCAAGCAGAACAGATACGGGAGTTCATGCCTGGGGTCAG GTGGCTCACTTTATTACACCATTTAACTACGACAGCTTGGACAGAATTCATGCTGCTCTGAATGGTCTTCTTCCTGCGGATATAAGAGTTCGAGAGATCAGTCCTGCTGTGCCTGACTTTCATGCTCGGTTTTCTACATTAAGCAAGGTTTATCACTACAAGATATATAATGACGCCATCTTGGATCCATTTCAGCGTTGCTACACTTACCAttgtgtttataaactcaATTATGCAGCCATGAAAGAGGCTGCAAATTATTTCGTTGGAAAGCATGATTTTTCTGCCTTTGCTAATGCAGCGCATAATGATCGAGTGGTAAATCCAGTGAAGGTCGTTTTTCGTTTTGACGTCATAGAAATG gGAGCTCTTATTCAGCTAGAAGTTGAGGGTTCTGGGTTCCTGTATAGACAAGTTCGGAATATG GTTGCCTTGTTGCTTCAAATTGGAAAAGAAGCAATTCCTCCTGACGTTGTTCCTAAGATTTTGGCTACTCGAGATCGCAAGGAGCTTGCCAAGTATACGACGTGCATTCCTCCTCATGGTCTCTGTCTCGTGAGAATTAATTATAAAGAGGACCATTTAAAGCTTCCATCTGATTGCCCTGGGACTAGTTTTGGCAGGAGTCATAGTGTGAGTAAATGTAAGCTCCCTTTTTATTGA
- the LOC111807720 gene encoding uncharacterized protein LOC111807720 isoform X3 → MSCWAVGSAVLPSVPRPLSPIPSRNGDSPSTGRGFPISEDSSCVTEPDFPSFKWRLVVAYDGTRYAGSGWQYQRSPPTIQCLIEEALTGATRLERKDLHLVGASRTDTGVHAWGQVAHFITPFNYDSLDRIHAALNGLLPADIRVREISPAVPDFHARFSTLSKVYHYKIYNDAILDPFQRCYTYHCVYKLNYAAMKEAANYFVGKHDFSAFANAAHNDRVVNPVKVVFRFDVIEMGALIQLEVEGSGFLYRQVRNMVALLLQIGKEAIPPDVVPKILATRDRKELAKYTTCIPPHGLCLVRINYKEDHLKLPSDCPGTSFGRSHSVSKCKLPFY, encoded by the exons ATGAGTTGCTGGGCGGTGGGTTCGGCGGTTCTTCCTTCCGTTCCCCGTCCTCTTTCACCAATTCCATCTCGAAATGGAGATTCACCTTCCACCGGTCGTGGATTTCCG ATTTCGGAGGATTCTTCTTGTGTTACAGAGCCCGATTTCCCCAGCTTCAAATGGCGGTTGGTCGTTGCTTATGATGGCACCCGATATGCAGGTTcag GTTGGCAATATCAGCGGTCACCACCTACTATTCAGTGCCTCATTGAAGAAGCCTTGACCGGAGCAACAAGGCTTGAGAGGAAGGATCTCCATTTAGTTGGTGCAAGCAGAACAGATACGGGAGTTCATGCCTGGGGTCAG GTGGCTCACTTTATTACACCATTTAACTACGACAGCTTGGACAGAATTCATGCTGCTCTGAATGGTCTTCTTCCTGCGGATATAAGAGTTCGAGAGATCAGTCCTGCTGTGCCTGACTTTCATGCTCGGTTTTCTACATTAAGCAAGGTTTATCACTACAAGATATATAATGACGCCATCTTGGATCCATTTCAGCGTTGCTACACTTACCAttgtgtttataaactcaATTATGCAGCCATGAAAGAGGCTGCAAATTATTTCGTTGGAAAGCATGATTTTTCTGCCTTTGCTAATGCAGCGCATAATGATCGAGTGGTAAATCCAGTGAAGGTCGTTTTTCGTTTTGACGTCATAGAAATG gGAGCTCTTATTCAGCTAGAAGTTGAGGGTTCTGGGTTCCTGTATAGACAAGTTCGGAATATG GTTGCCTTGTTGCTTCAAATTGGAAAAGAAGCAATTCCTCCTGACGTTGTTCCTAAGATTTTGGCTACTCGAGATCGCAAGGAGCTTGCCAAGTATACGACGTGCATTCCTCCTCATGGTCTCTGTCTCGTGAGAATTAATTATAAAGAGGACCATTTAAAGCTTCCATCTGATTGCCCTGGGACTAGTTTTGGCAGGAGTCATAGTGTGAGTAAATGTAAGCTCCCTTTTTATTGA
- the LOC111807720 gene encoding uncharacterized protein LOC111807720 isoform X1, protein MSCWAVGSAVLPSVPRPLSPIPSRNGDSPSTGRGFPVTISEDSSCVTEPDFPSFKWRLVVAYDGTRYAGSGWQYQRSPPTIQCLIEEALTGATRLERKDLHLVGASRTDTGVHAWGQVAHFITPFNYDSLDRIHAALNGLLPADIRVREISPAVPDFHARFSTLSKVYHYKIYNDAILDPFQRCYTYHCVYKLNYAAMKEAANYFVGKHDFSAFANAAHNDRVVNPVKVVFRFDVIEMGALIQLEVEGSGFLYRQVRNMVALLLQIGKEAIPPDVVPKILATRDRKELAKYTTCIPPHGLCLVRINYKEDHLKLPSDCPGTSFGRSHSVSKCKLPFY, encoded by the exons ATGAGTTGCTGGGCGGTGGGTTCGGCGGTTCTTCCTTCCGTTCCCCGTCCTCTTTCACCAATTCCATCTCGAAATGGAGATTCACCTTCCACCGGTCGTGGATTTCCGGTAACG ATTTCGGAGGATTCTTCTTGTGTTACAGAGCCCGATTTCCCCAGCTTCAAATGGCGGTTGGTCGTTGCTTATGATGGCACCCGATATGCAGGTTcag GTTGGCAATATCAGCGGTCACCACCTACTATTCAGTGCCTCATTGAAGAAGCCTTGACCGGAGCAACAAGGCTTGAGAGGAAGGATCTCCATTTAGTTGGTGCAAGCAGAACAGATACGGGAGTTCATGCCTGGGGTCAG GTGGCTCACTTTATTACACCATTTAACTACGACAGCTTGGACAGAATTCATGCTGCTCTGAATGGTCTTCTTCCTGCGGATATAAGAGTTCGAGAGATCAGTCCTGCTGTGCCTGACTTTCATGCTCGGTTTTCTACATTAAGCAAGGTTTATCACTACAAGATATATAATGACGCCATCTTGGATCCATTTCAGCGTTGCTACACTTACCAttgtgtttataaactcaATTATGCAGCCATGAAAGAGGCTGCAAATTATTTCGTTGGAAAGCATGATTTTTCTGCCTTTGCTAATGCAGCGCATAATGATCGAGTGGTAAATCCAGTGAAGGTCGTTTTTCGTTTTGACGTCATAGAAATG gGAGCTCTTATTCAGCTAGAAGTTGAGGGTTCTGGGTTCCTGTATAGACAAGTTCGGAATATG GTTGCCTTGTTGCTTCAAATTGGAAAAGAAGCAATTCCTCCTGACGTTGTTCCTAAGATTTTGGCTACTCGAGATCGCAAGGAGCTTGCCAAGTATACGACGTGCATTCCTCCTCATGGTCTCTGTCTCGTGAGAATTAATTATAAAGAGGACCATTTAAAGCTTCCATCTGATTGCCCTGGGACTAGTTTTGGCAGGAGTCATAGTGTGAGTAAATGTAAGCTCCCTTTTTATTGA
- the LOC111807720 gene encoding uncharacterized protein LOC111807720 isoform X4 yields MSCWAVGSAVLPSVPRPLSPIPSRNGDSPSTGRGFPISEDSSCVTEPDFPSFKWRLVVAYDGTRYAGWQYQRSPPTIQCLIEEALTGATRLERKDLHLVGASRTDTGVHAWGQVAHFITPFNYDSLDRIHAALNGLLPADIRVREISPAVPDFHARFSTLSKVYHYKIYNDAILDPFQRCYTYHCVYKLNYAAMKEAANYFVGKHDFSAFANAAHNDRVVNPVKVVFRFDVIEMGALIQLEVEGSGFLYRQVRNMVALLLQIGKEAIPPDVVPKILATRDRKELAKYTTCIPPHGLCLVRINYKEDHLKLPSDCPGTSFGRSHSVSKCKLPFY; encoded by the exons ATGAGTTGCTGGGCGGTGGGTTCGGCGGTTCTTCCTTCCGTTCCCCGTCCTCTTTCACCAATTCCATCTCGAAATGGAGATTCACCTTCCACCGGTCGTGGATTTCCG ATTTCGGAGGATTCTTCTTGTGTTACAGAGCCCGATTTCCCCAGCTTCAAATGGCGGTTGGTCGTTGCTTATGATGGCACCCGATATGCAG GTTGGCAATATCAGCGGTCACCACCTACTATTCAGTGCCTCATTGAAGAAGCCTTGACCGGAGCAACAAGGCTTGAGAGGAAGGATCTCCATTTAGTTGGTGCAAGCAGAACAGATACGGGAGTTCATGCCTGGGGTCAG GTGGCTCACTTTATTACACCATTTAACTACGACAGCTTGGACAGAATTCATGCTGCTCTGAATGGTCTTCTTCCTGCGGATATAAGAGTTCGAGAGATCAGTCCTGCTGTGCCTGACTTTCATGCTCGGTTTTCTACATTAAGCAAGGTTTATCACTACAAGATATATAATGACGCCATCTTGGATCCATTTCAGCGTTGCTACACTTACCAttgtgtttataaactcaATTATGCAGCCATGAAAGAGGCTGCAAATTATTTCGTTGGAAAGCATGATTTTTCTGCCTTTGCTAATGCAGCGCATAATGATCGAGTGGTAAATCCAGTGAAGGTCGTTTTTCGTTTTGACGTCATAGAAATG gGAGCTCTTATTCAGCTAGAAGTTGAGGGTTCTGGGTTCCTGTATAGACAAGTTCGGAATATG GTTGCCTTGTTGCTTCAAATTGGAAAAGAAGCAATTCCTCCTGACGTTGTTCCTAAGATTTTGGCTACTCGAGATCGCAAGGAGCTTGCCAAGTATACGACGTGCATTCCTCCTCATGGTCTCTGTCTCGTGAGAATTAATTATAAAGAGGACCATTTAAAGCTTCCATCTGATTGCCCTGGGACTAGTTTTGGCAGGAGTCATAGTGTGAGTAAATGTAAGCTCCCTTTTTATTGA
- the LOC111807720 gene encoding uncharacterized protein LOC111807720 isoform X5: MSCWAVGSAVLPSVPRPLSPIPSRNGDSPSTGRGFPVTISEDSSCVTEPDFPSFKWRLVVAYDGTRYAGSGWQYQRSPPTIQCLIEEALTGATRLERKDLHLVGASRTDTGVHAWGQVAHFITPFNYDSLDRIHAALNGLLPADIRVREISPAVPDFHARFSTLSKVYHYKIYNDAILDPFQRCYTYHCVYKLNYAAMKEAANYFVGKHDFSAFANAAHNDRVVNPVKVVFRFDVIEMVALLLQIGKEAIPPDVVPKILATRDRKELAKYTTCIPPHGLCLVRINYKEDHLKLPSDCPGTSFGRSHSVSKCKLPFY, from the exons ATGAGTTGCTGGGCGGTGGGTTCGGCGGTTCTTCCTTCCGTTCCCCGTCCTCTTTCACCAATTCCATCTCGAAATGGAGATTCACCTTCCACCGGTCGTGGATTTCCGGTAACG ATTTCGGAGGATTCTTCTTGTGTTACAGAGCCCGATTTCCCCAGCTTCAAATGGCGGTTGGTCGTTGCTTATGATGGCACCCGATATGCAGGTTcag GTTGGCAATATCAGCGGTCACCACCTACTATTCAGTGCCTCATTGAAGAAGCCTTGACCGGAGCAACAAGGCTTGAGAGGAAGGATCTCCATTTAGTTGGTGCAAGCAGAACAGATACGGGAGTTCATGCCTGGGGTCAG GTGGCTCACTTTATTACACCATTTAACTACGACAGCTTGGACAGAATTCATGCTGCTCTGAATGGTCTTCTTCCTGCGGATATAAGAGTTCGAGAGATCAGTCCTGCTGTGCCTGACTTTCATGCTCGGTTTTCTACATTAAGCAAGGTTTATCACTACAAGATATATAATGACGCCATCTTGGATCCATTTCAGCGTTGCTACACTTACCAttgtgtttataaactcaATTATGCAGCCATGAAAGAGGCTGCAAATTATTTCGTTGGAAAGCATGATTTTTCTGCCTTTGCTAATGCAGCGCATAATGATCGAGTGGTAAATCCAGTGAAGGTCGTTTTTCGTTTTGACGTCATAGAAATG GTTGCCTTGTTGCTTCAAATTGGAAAAGAAGCAATTCCTCCTGACGTTGTTCCTAAGATTTTGGCTACTCGAGATCGCAAGGAGCTTGCCAAGTATACGACGTGCATTCCTCCTCATGGTCTCTGTCTCGTGAGAATTAATTATAAAGAGGACCATTTAAAGCTTCCATCTGATTGCCCTGGGACTAGTTTTGGCAGGAGTCATAGTGTGAGTAAATGTAAGCTCCCTTTTTATTGA